A stretch of the Sulfurimonas sp. HSL3-1 genome encodes the following:
- a CDS encoding secondary thiamine-phosphate synthase enzyme YjbQ: MYQTVVTLPPYPRGFHLITDAIDNAVAASGITTGLAHLFLKHTSASLCINENADPTVRKDMERFFSDVADAKPYYVHTYEGDDDMPAHIKSVMLGTSLTIPVTNGRLNLGTWQGIYLGEHRDHGGSRKIVVTVY; the protein is encoded by the coding sequence GTGTATCAGACCGTCGTCACCCTGCCCCCCTATCCGCGGGGATTCCACCTCATCACCGACGCCATTGACAATGCCGTCGCCGCATCCGGCATCACGACCGGGCTTGCCCACCTCTTTCTTAAACACACCAGTGCATCGCTATGCATCAACGAAAACGCCGACCCTACCGTGCGCAAAGACATGGAGCGTTTCTTCAGCGACGTCGCCGACGCCAAGCCCTACTACGTCCACACCTACGAGGGCGACGACGACATGCCCGCACACATTAAAAGCGTCATGCTCGGTACGTCACTGACCATCCCCGTCACCAATGGCCGCCTGAACCTCGGCACCTGGCAGGGGATCTACCTCGGCGAACACCGCGACCACGGCGGCAGCCGGAAGATCGTCGTGACGGTCTACTAA